A genome region from Pseudorca crassidens isolate mPseCra1 chromosome 20, mPseCra1.hap1, whole genome shotgun sequence includes the following:
- the ZNF792 gene encoding zinc finger protein 792 isoform X3 codes for MGAEPWVPDRVDMTSAMARGAYRGPGSDFCHGTEGEESPAELSVSVEVSQDMNPKVVPSTQKGYPCDLCGLHLKDIVHPAEHQATHPWQKPHVCEAYRREFKFNANLHQPQMQQNVDKPIARNESSASLVKSCRDDTSKKPFTLRESGKAFVSRCGFLQHQVTPRVVEPHHSSEGVVDFPTMQCRKKRSEFQNALSDKSSLVQQRTHTGERPYECSKCGIFFSYAAGLFQHQRDHNRGKPYECGECGTFFSQQSSLIKHQRVHTGESPHVCSECGKFFSRSSNLIQHKRVHTGEKPYECSECGKFFSQRSNLIHHKRVHTGKSAHECSECGKSFNCNSSLIKHWRVHTGEKPYKCNECGKFFSHFDGLVQHQIVHTGERPYGCSVCGKAFSRSSDLMKHQRVHTGERPYECSECGKLFSQSSSLNSHRRLHTGERPYQCPECGKFFSQRSSFNNHRRLHTGERPYECLECGKTFRQSSNLRQHQKVHKPDKPYKCNECEKAFSQRSTLIRHQKIHTRERSSENVHPPSSARQHPLEINSESGLYEGAVSQKLNLVHPNIYAGEIPNGC; via the exons ATGGGGGCAGAGCCCTGGGTGCCTGACCGAGTGGACATGACGTCAGCCATGGCAAGAGGGGCATATAGAGGGCCTGGCTCAG ATTTTTGCCATGGAACAGAGGGTGAGGAGTCACCTGCTGAGCTTAGTGTTTCTGTAGAAGTGTCACAGGACATGAATCCCAAGGTGGTTCCATCCACCCAGAAAGGCTACCCCTGTGACCTGTGTGGCCTACACCTGAAAGACATTGTGCACCCAGCTGAACACCAGGCAACACATCCCTGGCAGAAACCACATGTGTGTGAGGCATACAGGAGAGAGTTCAAGTTCAATGCCAACCTTCACCAACCACAGATGCAGCAGAACGTGGACAAGCCTATCGCAAGGAACGAAAGCAGCGCCTCGCTTGTGAAGAGCTGCAGAGATGACACATCAAAGAAACCTTTCACACTGAGGGAGAGTGGGAAGGCCTTTGTGTCCAGATGTGGTTTTCTCCAGCACCAGGTCACTCCCCGTGTAGTGGAGCCACACCACAGCTCCGAAGGCGTGGTGGATTTTCCCACTATGCAATGCCGTAAGAAGCGCAGTGAATTTCAGAACGCTCTCAGTGACAAATCCTCACTTGTTCAGCAGAGGAcccacactggagaaaggccttatgagtgcagcaAATGTGGGATATTCTTCAGCTACGCCGCTGGCCTCTTTCAACACCAGAGAGATCACAATCGAGGAAAGCCTTATGAGTGTGGTGAATGTGGGACATTCTTTAGCCAGCAGTCCAGTCTCATCAAAcatcagagagttcacactgGTGAAAGCCCTCATGTGTGCAGCGAATGCGGGAAATTCTTTAGCCGAAGCTCCAATCTTATTCAACATAAGAGGGTACACACTGGAGAAAagccttatgagtgcagtgaatgtgggaaattctTTAGCCAACGTTCCAATCTCATTCATCATAAGAGGGTTCATACAGGTAAAAGTGCTCATGAGTGCAGCGAGTGTGGGAAATCCTTCAACTGCAACTCCAGCCTTATTAAACATTggagagttcacactggagaaaaaccttataagtgcaatgaatgtgggaaattctTTAGCCACTTTGATGGACTTGTTCAACATCAGATAGTTCACACTGGTGAACGACCCTATGGGTGCAGCGtttgtgggaaagccttcagccGAAGCTCCGACCTCATGAAACATCAGCGAGTTCACACTGGTGAAcggccttatgagtgcagtgaatgtgggaaactGTTTAGCCAAAGCTCCAGCCTCAATAGCCATCGGAGACTTCACACTGGTGAACGGCCTTATCAGTGCCCTGAATGCGGGAAATTCTTTAGCCAACGCTCCAGCTTCAATAACCATCGGAGACTTCACACTGGTGAGCGGCCTTATGAGTGCCTtgaatgtgggaaaaccttcagACAAAGTTCTAATCTGAGGCAGCACCAGAAAGTTCACAAACCAGATAAGCCATATAAGTGCAATGAATGTGAAAAGGCTTTCAGCCAAAGGTCTACCCTCATCCGGCATCAGAAAATTCACACCAGAGAAAGGAGTTCAGAGAATGTGCACCCTCCTTCTTCTGCACGACAGCACCCACTAGAGATTAACTCTGAGAGTGGTCTTTATGAGGGAGCTGTCAGCCAGAAGTTGAACCTTGTTCATCCAAATATCTATGCTGGAGAGATTCCCAATGGATGCTAG
- the ZNF792 gene encoding zinc finger protein 792 isoform X4, translating to MAAAALMDPAKDCVTFEDVTIYFSQEEWGLLDEAQRLLYCDVMLENFALIASLGLTSFRSHVVAQLEMGAEPWVPDRVDMTSAMARGAYRGPGSDFCHGTEGEESPAELSVSVEVSQDMNPKVVPSTQKGYPCDLCGLHLKDIVHPAEHQATHPWQKPHVCEAYRREFKFNANLHQPQMQQNVDKPIARNESSASLVKSCRDDTSKKPFTLRESGKAFVSRCGFLQHQVTPRVVEPHHSSEGVVDFPTMQCRKKRSEFQNALSDKSSLVQQRTHTGERPYECSKCGIFFSYAAGLFQHQRDHNRGKPYECGECGTFFSQQSSLIKHQRVHTGESPHVCSECGKFFSRSSNLIQHKRVHTGEKPYECSECGKFFSQRSNLIHHKRVHTGKSAHECSECGKSFNCNSSLIKHWRVHTGEKPYKCNECGKFFSHFDGLVQHQIVHTGERPYGCSVCGKAFSRSSDLMKHQRVHTGERPYECSECGKLFSQSSSLNSHRRLHTGERPYQCPECGKFFSQRSSFNNHRRLHTAFVWKL from the exons GACTGTGTGACCTTTGAGGACGTGACCATTTACTTCTCCCAGGAGGAGTGGGGACTCCTTGATGAGGCTCAGAGACTCCTGTACTGCgatgtgatgctggagaacttTGCACTGATAGCCTCACTGG GACTTACATCTTTCAGGTCTCATGTAGTTGCCCAGCTGGAGATGGGGGCAGAGCCCTGGGTGCCTGACCGAGTGGACATGACGTCAGCCATGGCAAGAGGGGCATATAGAGGGCCTGGCTCAG ATTTTTGCCATGGAACAGAGGGTGAGGAGTCACCTGCTGAGCTTAGTGTTTCTGTAGAAGTGTCACAGGACATGAATCCCAAGGTGGTTCCATCCACCCAGAAAGGCTACCCCTGTGACCTGTGTGGCCTACACCTGAAAGACATTGTGCACCCAGCTGAACACCAGGCAACACATCCCTGGCAGAAACCACATGTGTGTGAGGCATACAGGAGAGAGTTCAAGTTCAATGCCAACCTTCACCAACCACAGATGCAGCAGAACGTGGACAAGCCTATCGCAAGGAACGAAAGCAGCGCCTCGCTTGTGAAGAGCTGCAGAGATGACACATCAAAGAAACCTTTCACACTGAGGGAGAGTGGGAAGGCCTTTGTGTCCAGATGTGGTTTTCTCCAGCACCAGGTCACTCCCCGTGTAGTGGAGCCACACCACAGCTCCGAAGGCGTGGTGGATTTTCCCACTATGCAATGCCGTAAGAAGCGCAGTGAATTTCAGAACGCTCTCAGTGACAAATCCTCACTTGTTCAGCAGAGGAcccacactggagaaaggccttatgagtgcagcaAATGTGGGATATTCTTCAGCTACGCCGCTGGCCTCTTTCAACACCAGAGAGATCACAATCGAGGAAAGCCTTATGAGTGTGGTGAATGTGGGACATTCTTTAGCCAGCAGTCCAGTCTCATCAAAcatcagagagttcacactgGTGAAAGCCCTCATGTGTGCAGCGAATGCGGGAAATTCTTTAGCCGAAGCTCCAATCTTATTCAACATAAGAGGGTACACACTGGAGAAAagccttatgagtgcagtgaatgtgggaaattctTTAGCCAACGTTCCAATCTCATTCATCATAAGAGGGTTCATACAGGTAAAAGTGCTCATGAGTGCAGCGAGTGTGGGAAATCCTTCAACTGCAACTCCAGCCTTATTAAACATTggagagttcacactggagaaaaaccttataagtgcaatgaatgtgggaaattctTTAGCCACTTTGATGGACTTGTTCAACATCAGATAGTTCACACTGGTGAACGACCCTATGGGTGCAGCGtttgtgggaaagccttcagccGAAGCTCCGACCTCATGAAACATCAGCGAGTTCACACTGGTGAAcggccttatgagtgcagtgaatgtgggaaactGTTTAGCCAAAGCTCCAGCCTCAATAGCCATCGGAGACTTCACACTGGTGAACGGCCTTATCAGTGCCCTGAATGCGGGAAATTCTTTAGCCAACGCTCCAGCTTCAATAACCATCGGAGACTTCACACTG CTTTCGTCTGGAAGTTGTAA
- the ZNF792 gene encoding zinc finger protein 792 isoform X1 has translation MAAAALMDPAKDCVTFEDVTIYFSQEEWGLLDEAQRLLYCDVMLENFALIASLGLTSFRSHVVAQLEMGAEPWVPDRVDMTSAMARGAYRGPGSDFCHGTEGEESPAELSVSVEVSQDMNPKVVPSTQKGYPCDLCGLHLKDIVHPAEHQATHPWQKPHVCEAYRREFKFNANLHQPQMQQNVDKPIARNESSASLVKSCRDDTSKKPFTLRESGKAFVSRCGFLQHQVTPRVVEPHHSSEGVVDFPTMQCRKKRSEFQNALSDKSSLVQQRTHTGERPYECSKCGIFFSYAAGLFQHQRDHNRGKPYECGECGTFFSQQSSLIKHQRVHTGESPHVCSECGKFFSRSSNLIQHKRVHTGEKPYECSECGKFFSQRSNLIHHKRVHTGKSAHECSECGKSFNCNSSLIKHWRVHTGEKPYKCNECGKFFSHFDGLVQHQIVHTGERPYGCSVCGKAFSRSSDLMKHQRVHTGERPYECSECGKLFSQSSSLNSHRRLHTGERPYQCPECGKFFSQRSSFNNHRRLHTGERPYECLECGKTFRQSSNLRQHQKVHKPDKPYKCNECEKAFSQRSTLIRHQKIHTRERSSENVHPPSSARQHPLEINSESGLYEGAVSQKLNLVHPNIYAGEIPNGC, from the exons GACTGTGTGACCTTTGAGGACGTGACCATTTACTTCTCCCAGGAGGAGTGGGGACTCCTTGATGAGGCTCAGAGACTCCTGTACTGCgatgtgatgctggagaacttTGCACTGATAGCCTCACTGG GACTTACATCTTTCAGGTCTCATGTAGTTGCCCAGCTGGAGATGGGGGCAGAGCCCTGGGTGCCTGACCGAGTGGACATGACGTCAGCCATGGCAAGAGGGGCATATAGAGGGCCTGGCTCAG ATTTTTGCCATGGAACAGAGGGTGAGGAGTCACCTGCTGAGCTTAGTGTTTCTGTAGAAGTGTCACAGGACATGAATCCCAAGGTGGTTCCATCCACCCAGAAAGGCTACCCCTGTGACCTGTGTGGCCTACACCTGAAAGACATTGTGCACCCAGCTGAACACCAGGCAACACATCCCTGGCAGAAACCACATGTGTGTGAGGCATACAGGAGAGAGTTCAAGTTCAATGCCAACCTTCACCAACCACAGATGCAGCAGAACGTGGACAAGCCTATCGCAAGGAACGAAAGCAGCGCCTCGCTTGTGAAGAGCTGCAGAGATGACACATCAAAGAAACCTTTCACACTGAGGGAGAGTGGGAAGGCCTTTGTGTCCAGATGTGGTTTTCTCCAGCACCAGGTCACTCCCCGTGTAGTGGAGCCACACCACAGCTCCGAAGGCGTGGTGGATTTTCCCACTATGCAATGCCGTAAGAAGCGCAGTGAATTTCAGAACGCTCTCAGTGACAAATCCTCACTTGTTCAGCAGAGGAcccacactggagaaaggccttatgagtgcagcaAATGTGGGATATTCTTCAGCTACGCCGCTGGCCTCTTTCAACACCAGAGAGATCACAATCGAGGAAAGCCTTATGAGTGTGGTGAATGTGGGACATTCTTTAGCCAGCAGTCCAGTCTCATCAAAcatcagagagttcacactgGTGAAAGCCCTCATGTGTGCAGCGAATGCGGGAAATTCTTTAGCCGAAGCTCCAATCTTATTCAACATAAGAGGGTACACACTGGAGAAAagccttatgagtgcagtgaatgtgggaaattctTTAGCCAACGTTCCAATCTCATTCATCATAAGAGGGTTCATACAGGTAAAAGTGCTCATGAGTGCAGCGAGTGTGGGAAATCCTTCAACTGCAACTCCAGCCTTATTAAACATTggagagttcacactggagaaaaaccttataagtgcaatgaatgtgggaaattctTTAGCCACTTTGATGGACTTGTTCAACATCAGATAGTTCACACTGGTGAACGACCCTATGGGTGCAGCGtttgtgggaaagccttcagccGAAGCTCCGACCTCATGAAACATCAGCGAGTTCACACTGGTGAAcggccttatgagtgcagtgaatgtgggaaactGTTTAGCCAAAGCTCCAGCCTCAATAGCCATCGGAGACTTCACACTGGTGAACGGCCTTATCAGTGCCCTGAATGCGGGAAATTCTTTAGCCAACGCTCCAGCTTCAATAACCATCGGAGACTTCACACTGGTGAGCGGCCTTATGAGTGCCTtgaatgtgggaaaaccttcagACAAAGTTCTAATCTGAGGCAGCACCAGAAAGTTCACAAACCAGATAAGCCATATAAGTGCAATGAATGTGAAAAGGCTTTCAGCCAAAGGTCTACCCTCATCCGGCATCAGAAAATTCACACCAGAGAAAGGAGTTCAGAGAATGTGCACCCTCCTTCTTCTGCACGACAGCACCCACTAGAGATTAACTCTGAGAGTGGTCTTTATGAGGGAGCTGTCAGCCAGAAGTTGAACCTTGTTCATCCAAATATCTATGCTGGAGAGATTCCCAATGGATGCTAG
- the ZNF30 gene encoding LOW QUALITY PROTEIN: zinc finger protein 30 (The sequence of the model RefSeq protein was modified relative to this genomic sequence to represent the inferred CDS: inserted 2 bases in 1 codon; deleted 1 base in 1 codon; substituted 2 bases at 2 genomic stop codons): protein MAQFQGSVTFRDVAIAFAQQEWESLDSAQRDLDRDMMLENYRNLVSLEFQLKDEIISYKEMLTXEKFASFALHQRNLHKEKPFECQKCGKTICQVSKHVQHERICSSEKTYQCKECGENFSNGHQLTVHQRLHVGEKSYKCKECGKALIKGSAFVKHGRTHTGEKPYAGEEYGKTFSSSHQFTVHQSLHPGKKPYECGECGKAFYSSSYLVQHQXIHNGEKSYECKECGKAFIVYGKLIRHQSIHTGGKPYECKECGKAFSTSSPLVKHQRIHTGEKPYECKECGKAFTXYGRLTRHQSIHTGEKPFECKECTLNHCATREALSSFLNAHQRIHAGVKPYGCKKCGKAFSCASYLVQHERLHTGEKPYECKKCSKAFSTGLYLVQHQRVHTGEKSYECQVCGKAFISRHQLTVHQRVHTDEKPYECKECGKTFSRASYLVQHGRIHTGEKPCKCKECGKAFSSGSYLIQHQRIHTGEKCYECKECGKAFTVHGQLIGHQSVHTGEKPFECKECGKTFRYSSALKAHQRNHMGVKP from the exons ATGGCCCAA TTTCAGGGATCAGTGACATTCAGGGATGTGGCCATAGCCTTCGCTCAGCAGGAGTGGGAGAGTCTGGATTCTGCTCAGAGGGACTTGGACAGAGATATGATGTTGGAGAACTATAGGAACTTGGTCTCTCTGG aatttcagTTGAAGGATGAGATAATCAGCTATAAAGAAATGCTCACCTAAGAAAAATTTGCATCTTTTGCTCTGCATCAGAGAAATCTTCATAAAGAGAAACCATTTGAATGTCAGAAATGTGGGAAGACTATCTGTCAAGTCTCAAAGCATGTTCAACATGAAAGAATATGTTCTAGTGAAAAAACCTACCAATGTAAAGAATGTGGGGAGAACTTTAGTAATGGACATCAGCTCACTGTACATCAGAGGCTGCATGTTGGTGAGAAATCCtataaatgtaaggaatgtgggaaagctttAATTAAAGGCTCAGCCTTCGTTAAGCATGGAAGAActcatactggtgagaaaccaTATGCAGGTGAGGAATATGGGAAGACCTTTAGCAGTAGCCATCAATTTACTGTACATCAGAGTCTGCATCCTGGTAAGAAACCATATGAATGTGGGGAATGTGGAAAAGCTTTTTATAGTAGCTCATACCTTGTTCAGCATCAATGAATCCATAATGGTGAGAAAtcctatgaatgtaaggaatgtgggaaagcttttATAGTGTATGGAAAGCTTATTCGGCATCAGAGTATTCATACTGGTGgaaaaccctatgaatgtaaagaatgtgggaaggcctttagtACTAGCTCC CCCCTTGTTAAACATCAAAGAATTCATACAGGTGAGAAACCCTATGAGTGTAAGGAATGTGGCAAGGCCTTTAC GTATGGACGACTTACTCGACATCAGAGtattcatactggtgagaaaccctTTGAATGCAAGGAATGT accctcaaccactgcgctaccagggaagcccttagttcATTTCTTAATGCACATCAGAGAATTCATGCAGGGGTTAAGCCCTATGGATGCAAgaaatgtgggaaagcctttagtTGTGCCTCATACCTTGTTCAACATGAAAGGCTTCATACGGGTGAGAAACCCTATGAGTGTAAGAAGTGTAGCAAGGCCTTTAGTACTGGCTTATACCTGGTTCAGCATCAGAGAGTTCATACTGGTGAGAAATCCTATGAATGTCAGGTATGTGGCAAGGCTTTTATTAGTCGCCATCAACTTACTGTGCATCAGAGGGTTCATACTgatgagaaaccctatgaatgtaaggaatgtggaaaaACTTTTAGTCGTGCCTCATACCTTGTACAACATGGGAGAATCcatactggtgagaaaccctgtaagtgtaaggaatgtgggaaggcctttagtTCTGGCTCTTACCTCATTCAGCATCAAAGAATTCATACCGGTGAGAAATgctatgaatgtaaggaatgtgggaaagcctttactGTGCATGGACAACTTATTGGGCATCAGAGCGTTCATACAGGTGAGAAACCCtttgaatgtaaggaatgtggaaagACCTTTAGATATAGTTCAGCCCTTAAAGCACATCAGAGAAACCATATGGGTGTAAAGCCCTAA
- the ZNF792 gene encoding zinc finger protein 792 isoform X2: MLENFALIASLGLTSFRSHVVAQLEMGAEPWVPDRVDMTSAMARGAYRGPGSDFCHGTEGEESPAELSVSVEVSQDMNPKVVPSTQKGYPCDLCGLHLKDIVHPAEHQATHPWQKPHVCEAYRREFKFNANLHQPQMQQNVDKPIARNESSASLVKSCRDDTSKKPFTLRESGKAFVSRCGFLQHQVTPRVVEPHHSSEGVVDFPTMQCRKKRSEFQNALSDKSSLVQQRTHTGERPYECSKCGIFFSYAAGLFQHQRDHNRGKPYECGECGTFFSQQSSLIKHQRVHTGESPHVCSECGKFFSRSSNLIQHKRVHTGEKPYECSECGKFFSQRSNLIHHKRVHTGKSAHECSECGKSFNCNSSLIKHWRVHTGEKPYKCNECGKFFSHFDGLVQHQIVHTGERPYGCSVCGKAFSRSSDLMKHQRVHTGERPYECSECGKLFSQSSSLNSHRRLHTGERPYQCPECGKFFSQRSSFNNHRRLHTGERPYECLECGKTFRQSSNLRQHQKVHKPDKPYKCNECEKAFSQRSTLIRHQKIHTRERSSENVHPPSSARQHPLEINSESGLYEGAVSQKLNLVHPNIYAGEIPNGC; this comes from the exons atgctggagaacttTGCACTGATAGCCTCACTGG GACTTACATCTTTCAGGTCTCATGTAGTTGCCCAGCTGGAGATGGGGGCAGAGCCCTGGGTGCCTGACCGAGTGGACATGACGTCAGCCATGGCAAGAGGGGCATATAGAGGGCCTGGCTCAG ATTTTTGCCATGGAACAGAGGGTGAGGAGTCACCTGCTGAGCTTAGTGTTTCTGTAGAAGTGTCACAGGACATGAATCCCAAGGTGGTTCCATCCACCCAGAAAGGCTACCCCTGTGACCTGTGTGGCCTACACCTGAAAGACATTGTGCACCCAGCTGAACACCAGGCAACACATCCCTGGCAGAAACCACATGTGTGTGAGGCATACAGGAGAGAGTTCAAGTTCAATGCCAACCTTCACCAACCACAGATGCAGCAGAACGTGGACAAGCCTATCGCAAGGAACGAAAGCAGCGCCTCGCTTGTGAAGAGCTGCAGAGATGACACATCAAAGAAACCTTTCACACTGAGGGAGAGTGGGAAGGCCTTTGTGTCCAGATGTGGTTTTCTCCAGCACCAGGTCACTCCCCGTGTAGTGGAGCCACACCACAGCTCCGAAGGCGTGGTGGATTTTCCCACTATGCAATGCCGTAAGAAGCGCAGTGAATTTCAGAACGCTCTCAGTGACAAATCCTCACTTGTTCAGCAGAGGAcccacactggagaaaggccttatgagtgcagcaAATGTGGGATATTCTTCAGCTACGCCGCTGGCCTCTTTCAACACCAGAGAGATCACAATCGAGGAAAGCCTTATGAGTGTGGTGAATGTGGGACATTCTTTAGCCAGCAGTCCAGTCTCATCAAAcatcagagagttcacactgGTGAAAGCCCTCATGTGTGCAGCGAATGCGGGAAATTCTTTAGCCGAAGCTCCAATCTTATTCAACATAAGAGGGTACACACTGGAGAAAagccttatgagtgcagtgaatgtgggaaattctTTAGCCAACGTTCCAATCTCATTCATCATAAGAGGGTTCATACAGGTAAAAGTGCTCATGAGTGCAGCGAGTGTGGGAAATCCTTCAACTGCAACTCCAGCCTTATTAAACATTggagagttcacactggagaaaaaccttataagtgcaatgaatgtgggaaattctTTAGCCACTTTGATGGACTTGTTCAACATCAGATAGTTCACACTGGTGAACGACCCTATGGGTGCAGCGtttgtgggaaagccttcagccGAAGCTCCGACCTCATGAAACATCAGCGAGTTCACACTGGTGAAcggccttatgagtgcagtgaatgtgggaaactGTTTAGCCAAAGCTCCAGCCTCAATAGCCATCGGAGACTTCACACTGGTGAACGGCCTTATCAGTGCCCTGAATGCGGGAAATTCTTTAGCCAACGCTCCAGCTTCAATAACCATCGGAGACTTCACACTGGTGAGCGGCCTTATGAGTGCCTtgaatgtgggaaaaccttcagACAAAGTTCTAATCTGAGGCAGCACCAGAAAGTTCACAAACCAGATAAGCCATATAAGTGCAATGAATGTGAAAAGGCTTTCAGCCAAAGGTCTACCCTCATCCGGCATCAGAAAATTCACACCAGAGAAAGGAGTTCAGAGAATGTGCACCCTCCTTCTTCTGCACGACAGCACCCACTAGAGATTAACTCTGAGAGTGGTCTTTATGAGGGAGCTGTCAGCCAGAAGTTGAACCTTGTTCATCCAAATATCTATGCTGGAGAGATTCCCAATGGATGCTAG